A genomic region of Lachnoclostridium edouardi contains the following coding sequences:
- a CDS encoding SpoIID/LytB domain-containing protein, translating into MFLFPYIVTLAWTGTVEGQERKGLSQGDKKILLDRGEQTVYMDMEEYLVGVVAAQMPASYEKEALKAQAIIARTYICGQMDGKDEIQESALDLDRLEGKKLEKEWGAEHSAQYYKKIKEAVDETKGKVMEYEGELITPLFHRASAGMTRAGEEKYPYLQQAESREDTAADGYLQMISFSESDFAGRIREISDGGEVPEQDVFASIQLLERDEAGYVKEIQIGTKIYNGDDVQITLGLASPAFEFEEYGGGIRAVTKGIGHGYGMSQWGADVKAKEGWTAEEILSYFYKNIQIITV; encoded by the coding sequence ATGTTTTTATTTCCCTATATTGTTACCCTGGCATGGACAGGAACAGTGGAGGGACAGGAGAGAAAAGGTCTGAGCCAGGGAGATAAAAAAATATTGCTGGACAGAGGGGAGCAGACGGTGTACATGGATATGGAGGAGTATTTAGTAGGCGTAGTGGCGGCTCAGATGCCGGCCTCTTATGAAAAAGAAGCTTTAAAAGCCCAGGCCATTATTGCCAGAACTTATATTTGCGGCCAAATGGACGGCAAAGATGAAATTCAGGAATCAGCTTTAGATTTAGATAGGCTGGAGGGAAAAAAGCTGGAAAAAGAGTGGGGAGCAGAACACAGCGCCCAGTATTACAAAAAAATAAAAGAAGCAGTAGATGAGACAAAGGGAAAGGTTATGGAATATGAGGGGGAGCTGATTACCCCGTTATTCCACAGAGCCAGCGCAGGGATGACCAGGGCAGGTGAGGAAAAGTACCCCTATTTACAGCAGGCAGAAAGCAGAGAAGATACGGCTGCAGACGGTTATCTGCAGATGATTTCCTTTTCAGAAAGTGATTTTGCAGGGAGAATCAGAGAAATTTCAGATGGGGGAGAGGTGCCGGAGCAAGACGTGTTTGCATCTATTCAGCTTTTGGAAAGAGATGAGGCCGGGTATGTAAAGGAAATACAAATTGGAACAAAGATTTACAACGGAGATGATGTACAAATCACATTGGGGCTGGCTTCCCCGGCCTTTGAATTTGAAGAATACGGAGGCGGAATCCGGGCTGTGACAAAGGGAATCGGTCACGGATACGGCATGAGCCAGTGGGGAGCAGATGTAAAAGCTAAGGAAGGATGGACGGCTGAAGAAATTTTGTCATATTTTTATAAAAATATTCAGATAATCACTGTATAA
- a CDS encoding glycogen/starch/alpha-glucan phosphorylase: protein MNQGFDKETFKKSVIYNVKNLFRKTIDEASPEQVFQAVAYAVKDVIIDEWIATHKEYEKQDAKTVYYLSMEFLMGRALGNNIINICAQKEIKEVLDEMGFDLNVIEDQEPDAALGNGGLGRLAACFLDSLSTLGYPAYGCGIRYRYGMFKQKIENGYQVEVPDNWLKDGNPFEVRRSEYAMEVKFGGYVDTEWEGHNNHFVQKGYQSVMAVPYDLPIVGYGNNVVNTLRIWDAQPINTFSLEAFDKGDYQKAVEQENLAKNLVEVLYPNDNHYAGKELRLKQQYFFISASVQRAVKKYLEKHDDIRKLHEKVVFQLNDTHPTVAVAELMRILIDEQGLSWDEAWEVTTKTCAYTNHTIMAEALEKWPIELFSRLLPRIYQIVEEINRRFINEIQKRYPGDNEKIKKMAVVYDGQVKMAHMAIVGSFSVNGVARLHTEILKHQELKDFYEMMPEKFNNKTNGITQRRFLLHGNPLLADWVTDKIGNEWITNLPHIERLAVFADDPKCQQEFMNIKYQNKLRLAKYIKEHNGVEVDPRSIFDVQVKRLHEYKRQLMNILHVMYLYNQLKNDPNMDMVPRTFIFGAKAAAGYRIAKKTIKLINAVADVVNSDKSINGKIKVVFIEDYRVSNAEIIFAAADVSEQISTASKEASGTGNMKFMLNGALTLGTMDGANVEIVEEVGEEYAFIFGMSSDEVISHEKNRDYNPMTIFNEDQDIRRVLMQLINGLYSPEDSELFRDIYNSLLNTKNSDRADTYFILKDFRSYAEAHKRIDKAYRDEKWWAKAAMLNVAHSGKFTSDRTIEEYVKDIWKLEKVKVEL, encoded by the coding sequence ATGAATCAGGGATTTGATAAAGAAACATTTAAAAAAAGCGTTATTTATAATGTGAAAAACTTATTCAGAAAAACCATTGATGAGGCTTCTCCAGAGCAGGTTTTTCAGGCAGTGGCTTACGCTGTAAAGGATGTAATCATTGATGAGTGGATCGCTACTCATAAGGAATATGAGAAGCAGGATGCAAAAACTGTTTATTACCTTTCCATGGAATTCCTTATGGGAAGAGCTTTGGGAAATAATATTATTAACATCTGCGCCCAGAAAGAGATTAAAGAGGTTCTGGACGAAATGGGCTTTGACTTAAATGTAATTGAAGATCAGGAGCCAGATGCAGCTTTAGGAAACGGCGGCTTAGGCCGTCTGGCTGCCTGCTTCCTGGATTCCCTGTCTACATTAGGATATCCGGCATATGGCTGCGGAATTCGTTACCGCTACGGTATGTTTAAACAGAAAATCGAAAACGGCTATCAGGTAGAGGTGCCGGACAACTGGCTGAAGGACGGAAATCCATTTGAGGTTCGCCGCTCTGAGTATGCAATGGAAGTAAAATTCGGCGGATATGTAGATACAGAATGGGAGGGACACAACAATCATTTTGTGCAGAAGGGCTACCAGTCTGTTATGGCAGTGCCTTACGATCTTCCTATTGTAGGATACGGCAATAACGTAGTAAATACACTGCGCATCTGGGATGCACAGCCTATTAATACCTTCAGTCTGGAGGCATTTGATAAAGGCGATTACCAGAAGGCGGTAGAGCAGGAAAACCTGGCAAAGAACCTGGTAGAGGTACTTTATCCAAACGACAACCATTACGCAGGAAAAGAGCTGCGTTTAAAACAGCAGTATTTCTTTATTTCTGCCAGTGTGCAGCGTGCAGTGAAAAAATATCTGGAAAAGCATGATGATATCCGCAAACTGCACGAGAAGGTTGTGTTCCAGTTAAACGACACTCATCCTACAGTGGCTGTGGCAGAGCTGATGAGAATATTAATAGATGAGCAGGGATTAAGCTGGGATGAGGCCTGGGAGGTTACTACAAAAACCTGCGCTTACACCAACCATACAATTATGGCTGAGGCCCTGGAAAAATGGCCGATTGAGCTGTTCTCCAGACTGCTTCCAAGAATTTATCAGATTGTAGAGGAAATCAACCGCCGCTTTATTAATGAGATTCAGAAAAGATATCCAGGAGATAATGAGAAGATCAAAAAGATGGCAGTAGTCTATGACGGACAGGTAAAAATGGCTCATATGGCGATTGTAGGAAGCTTTTCTGTAAACGGCGTTGCCAGACTGCACACAGAAATTTTAAAGCACCAGGAGCTGAAGGATTTCTATGAGATGATGCCTGAGAAGTTTAATAATAAAACAAACGGCATCACACAGAGACGTTTCCTGCTTCACGGAAACCCACTTTTAGCTGACTGGGTAACAGACAAAATCGGAAACGAGTGGATTACTAATCTGCCTCATATTGAAAGACTGGCAGTATTTGCAGATGATCCAAAGTGTCAGCAGGAGTTTATGAACATTAAATATCAGAATAAGCTTCGTCTGGCTAAATATATTAAAGAGCATAACGGCGTAGAGGTAGACCCCCGCTCCATTTTCGACGTGCAGGTAAAGAGACTTCACGAGTACAAACGCCAGCTGATGAATATTCTTCATGTGATGTATTTGTATAATCAGCTGAAAAATGATCCAAATATGGATATGGTTCCCAGAACCTTTATTTTTGGGGCAAAGGCTGCGGCAGGATACAGAATCGCCAAGAAAACAATTAAGCTGATTAACGCAGTGGCTGACGTAGTAAATAGCGATAAGAGCATCAACGGCAAAATTAAGGTTGTATTTATTGAAGATTACCGCGTATCTAACGCTGAGATTATTTTTGCAGCGGCAGATGTAAGCGAGCAGATTTCCACAGCCAGCAAGGAAGCATCCGGCACGGGAAATATGAAATTTATGCTGAACGGAGCTCTTACTTTGGGAACAATGGACGGAGCCAATGTAGAGATTGTGGAGGAAGTGGGAGAAGAATATGCATTTATCTTTGGTATGTCCTCCGACGAAGTTATCAGCCACGAAAAGAACAGGGATTATAACCCAATGACAATCTTTAATGAGGATCAGGATATCCGCCGCGTTTTAATGCAGCTGATTAACGGTCTGTATTCTCCAGAAGATTCAGAGCTGTTCAGAGATATTTACAATTCACTTTTAAATACTAAAAACAGCGACAGAGCAGATACTTACTTTATTCTGAAGGATTTCCGTTCCTATGCAGAAGCTCATAAGAGAATTGACAAGGCATACAGAGATGAAAAATGGTGGGCAAAGGCGGCTATGCTGAATGTAGCTCATTCTGGAAAGTTTACCTCTGACAGAACGATTGAAGAGTATGTAAAAGATATTTGGAAACTGGAGAAAGTAAAAGTAGAGCTGTAA
- the ileS gene encoding isoleucine--tRNA ligase gives MYDKVSTNLNFVEREKKVEKFWEDHHIFEKSIEDRKDAETYMFYDGPPTANGKPHIGHVLTRVIKDMIPRYRTMKGYKVPRKAGWDTHGLPVELEVEKLLGLDGKEQIEEYGLEPFIAHCKESVWKYKGMWEDFSATVGFWADMENPYVTYHNNFIESEWWALKQIWEKGLLYKGFKIVPYCPRCGTPLSSHEVAQGYKDVKERSAIAKFRCKDEDAFILAWTTTPWTLPSNVALCVHPNETYAKVKMKEDGTVYYMAEALLDTVLGADSYEILQRFTGKELEYKEYIPLFDCAVAICEKQHKKAFYVVCDTYVTLTDGTGVVHIAPAFGEDDSKVGRVYDLPFVQLVDAKGEMTKETPWAGTFCKKADPLVLKALDEAGLLFSAPNFEHSYPHCWRCDTPLIYYARESWFIKMTAVKDDLIRNNNTINWIPESIGKGRFGDWLENVQDWGISRNRYWGTPLNIWECECGCQHSIGSIEELKSMSDNCPADIELHRPFIDNVTIKCPECGKEMHRVPEVIDCWFDSGAMPFAQHHYPFENKELFEAQFPADFISEAVDQTRGWFYSLLAISTLIFNKAPYKNVIVLGHVQDENGQKMSKSKGNAVDPFEALETYGADAIRWYFYINSAPWLPNRFHGKAVMEGQRKFMGTLWNTYAFFVLYANIDNFDATKYTLDYSKLPVMDKWLLSKLNSVVKEVDSNLSSYKIPEAARALQEFVDDMSNWYVRRSRERFWAKGMEQDKINAYMTLYTALVTISKAAAPMIPFMTEDIYQNLVRNIDKSAPESVHLCDFPTVCEEAIDKDLEEKMDEVLKIVVMGRAARNAANIKNRQPIGRMFVKAPAALPEFYQEIIEDELNVKTVEFTDDVREFTSYTFKPQLKTVGPKYGKQLGNIKKALSEIDGNEAMDTLNEKGMLTFDFDGVIVELSKEDLLIDMAQTEGFVSEGDNTVTVVLDTNLTPELIEEGFVRELISKIQTMRKEADFQVTDHITVYQDENDKIASILKDHADQIKDEVLAENICLGQMGGCAKEWNINGEKVMLGVEKTTG, from the coding sequence ATGTATGACAAAGTATCTACAAATCTAAATTTTGTAGAGAGAGAAAAGAAAGTAGAAAAGTTCTGGGAAGATCACCATATTTTTGAGAAAAGCATTGAGGACAGAAAAGATGCTGAAACTTATATGTTTTATGACGGCCCGCCAACAGCCAACGGCAAGCCTCATATTGGACATGTGCTTACACGAGTAATCAAGGATATGATTCCCAGATACCGCACAATGAAAGGGTACAAGGTTCCAAGAAAAGCAGGATGGGACACTCACGGACTGCCTGTAGAGCTGGAGGTGGAAAAGCTTTTAGGGCTGGACGGAAAGGAGCAGATTGAAGAATACGGTCTGGAGCCTTTTATCGCTCACTGTAAGGAAAGCGTGTGGAAGTATAAAGGAATGTGGGAGGATTTTTCCGCTACTGTAGGCTTCTGGGCAGATATGGAAAATCCTTATGTTACTTACCACAACAATTTTATTGAATCTGAATGGTGGGCTTTAAAACAGATTTGGGAAAAGGGACTTCTTTATAAAGGCTTTAAAATTGTGCCCTACTGCCCAAGATGCGGCACTCCTTTATCCTCCCACGAGGTAGCTCAGGGATATAAGGATGTAAAGGAAAGATCTGCTATTGCAAAGTTCCGCTGCAAAGACGAGGATGCATTTATTCTGGCATGGACTACCACTCCCTGGACTTTGCCTTCTAACGTGGCTCTCTGCGTACATCCAAACGAAACATACGCAAAGGTTAAAATGAAAGAAGACGGAACTGTTTACTATATGGCGGAGGCTCTTTTAGATACTGTTTTAGGAGCAGATTCCTATGAGATTTTACAGCGGTTTACAGGAAAGGAGCTGGAGTATAAGGAGTATATTCCTTTATTTGACTGCGCTGTAGCAATATGTGAAAAACAGCACAAAAAGGCATTTTATGTTGTGTGCGACACATATGTCACATTAACAGACGGTACAGGCGTAGTACACATTGCTCCTGCTTTTGGTGAAGACGACTCTAAGGTGGGACGTGTTTATGACCTTCCTTTTGTGCAGCTGGTAGACGCTAAAGGAGAAATGACAAAGGAAACTCCATGGGCAGGCACTTTCTGCAAAAAGGCAGATCCTCTGGTGCTGAAGGCCTTAGACGAAGCTGGGCTGCTTTTCTCAGCTCCTAATTTTGAGCACAGCTATCCTCATTGCTGGAGATGTGATACTCCATTGATTTACTATGCAAGAGAATCATGGTTTATTAAAATGACAGCAGTCAAGGATGATCTGATCAGAAATAATAATACAATTAACTGGATTCCGGAAAGCATCGGAAAAGGGCGTTTTGGCGACTGGCTGGAAAATGTTCAGGACTGGGGCATCAGCCGCAACCGTTACTGGGGAACTCCTTTAAATATTTGGGAATGTGAATGCGGATGCCAGCACTCTATTGGAAGTATTGAGGAGCTGAAATCCATGTCTGACAACTGCCCTGCGGATATTGAGCTTCACCGCCCATTTATTGACAATGTAACAATTAAGTGTCCTGAATGCGGAAAGGAAATGCACAGAGTGCCGGAGGTAATTGACTGCTGGTTTGACTCAGGAGCAATGCCTTTTGCACAGCATCACTATCCATTTGAAAATAAAGAATTATTTGAGGCTCAGTTCCCTGCAGACTTTATTTCAGAGGCTGTAGATCAGACTAGAGGCTGGTTCTATTCCCTGCTGGCAATTTCTACATTGATCTTTAATAAAGCGCCTTACAAAAATGTAATTGTGCTGGGACATGTGCAGGATGAAAACGGCCAGAAAATGAGTAAGTCTAAGGGCAATGCCGTAGATCCTTTTGAAGCTTTGGAGACATACGGAGCAGACGCTATCCGCTGGTATTTCTACATTAACAGCGCCCCATGGCTGCCTAACCGCTTCCATGGAAAGGCAGTAATGGAAGGCCAGAGGAAATTTATGGGCACCTTGTGGAATACTTATGCATTTTTCGTGCTTTATGCGAATATTGATAATTTTGATGCCACAAAATATACATTAGATTACAGCAAACTGCCTGTTATGGATAAATGGCTGCTGTCTAAATTAAATTCTGTTGTAAAGGAAGTTGACTCTAACCTTTCCTCCTACAAGATTCCGGAGGCAGCAAGAGCTCTTCAGGAATTTGTGGACGATATGAGCAACTGGTATGTAAGAAGAAGCAGAGAACGTTTCTGGGCAAAGGGAATGGAGCAGGATAAGATTAATGCTTATATGACATTGTACACAGCTCTTGTAACAATTTCTAAGGCGGCAGCTCCTATGATTCCGTTTATGACAGAGGATATTTATCAGAATCTGGTGAGAAATATAGATAAATCTGCTCCTGAAAGCGTACATTTATGCGACTTCCCAACAGTTTGTGAGGAAGCTATAGACAAAGATCTGGAAGAGAAGATGGATGAGGTTCTGAAGATTGTAGTAATGGGCCGCGCCGCCAGAAACGCAGCTAATATTAAGAACCGCCAGCCTATTGGCAGAATGTTTGTAAAGGCTCCTGCTGCTTTGCCTGAGTTTTATCAGGAAATCATTGAGGATGAATTAAATGTAAAAACTGTGGAATTTACAGATGATGTAAGAGAATTTACTTCTTATACATTTAAGCCTCAGTTAAAAACAGTAGGTCCAAAATACGGAAAGCAGCTGGGCAATATTAAAAAGGCTCTTTCTGAAATAGATGGAAATGAGGCTATGGACACGCTGAATGAAAAGGGAATGCTGACATTTGACTTTGACGGGGTAATCGTTGAGCTGTCCAAAGAAGATTTGCTGATTGATATGGCTCAGACAGAAGGCTTTGTATCAGAAGGAGATAATACTGTAACAGTAGTACTGGATACAAATTTAACTCCTGAACTGATTGAGGAAGGCTTTGTGAGAGAGCTGATCAGCAAAATTCAGACTATGAGAAAAGAGGCTGATTTCCAGGTTACAGACCATATTACTGTTTATCAGGATGAGAATGATAAAATCGCTTCCATTTTAAAAGATCACGCAGATCAGATTAAAGACGAGGTGCTGGCTGAAAATATTTGTCTGGGACAGATGGGCGGCTGCGCAAAGGAATGGAATATTAACGGAGAAAAGGTAATGCTTGGTGTGGAAAAGACCACCGGGTAA
- a CDS encoding nicotinate phosphoribosyltransferase encodes MNQRNLTLLTDFYELTMMQGYFKEKNVNETVIFDAFYRNNPNGNGYAICAGLEQVIEYIDNLHFTKEDVDYLRSTGMFEEDFLEYLSQFHFSGDIYAVPEGTVVFPREPLVKVIAPIMEAQLIETALLNIINHQSLIATKTARVIHAAQGDGVMEFGLRRAQGPDAGIYGARAAMIAGCIGTSNVLAGQMFDVPVKGTHAHSWIMSFPDELTAFRTYAKLYPSACILLVDTYDTLKSGIPNAIKVFQEMKEAGIPLTFYGIRLDSGDLAYLSKEAKKMLDQAGFPDAVISASNDLDEYLIDSLKAQGATINSWGVGTNMITSKDCPSFGGVYKLAAVKDKATGKFVSKIKLSENAEKITNPGNKSIQRIYQKNTGKIIADLICLTDEKFDSRNSLLLFDPIETWKKTHLAPGSYTLRQLLVPVFKEGACVYHSPKVMEIQEYCKKELDTLWDESRRLINPHEVHVDLSNELWHLKNQLLDSYHFKE; translated from the coding sequence ATGAACCAAAGAAATTTAACGTTACTAACTGACTTTTATGAGCTGACAATGATGCAGGGTTATTTTAAGGAGAAAAATGTAAATGAAACTGTTATTTTCGACGCATTTTACCGTAATAATCCTAATGGAAATGGTTATGCCATCTGCGCCGGCTTGGAACAGGTAATCGAATACATTGACAATCTTCATTTTACTAAAGAGGATGTGGATTATCTCAGATCTACAGGTATGTTTGAGGAGGACTTTCTGGAATATTTATCCCAGTTTCATTTTTCCGGCGATATATACGCTGTTCCGGAGGGCACTGTAGTATTCCCAAGAGAGCCGCTTGTAAAAGTTATCGCCCCTATTATGGAGGCCCAGCTTATTGAAACTGCTCTTTTAAATATTATTAACCATCAGTCCCTTATCGCCACAAAAACTGCCAGAGTTATACACGCAGCCCAGGGAGACGGGGTTATGGAATTTGGTTTAAGAAGAGCCCAGGGACCGGACGCAGGTATTTATGGAGCCAGAGCCGCCATGATCGCCGGCTGCATCGGAACCTCTAATGTATTAGCAGGCCAGATGTTTGACGTCCCTGTAAAGGGAACACATGCCCACAGCTGGATTATGAGTTTTCCCGACGAGCTGACTGCCTTCCGCACATACGCAAAGCTTTACCCTTCAGCCTGCATTCTGTTGGTGGATACTTACGATACATTAAAATCCGGCATCCCTAACGCCATTAAGGTTTTCCAGGAAATGAAGGAGGCAGGAATTCCCCTTACCTTCTACGGCATCCGTTTAGACAGCGGAGACCTGGCTTATTTATCCAAGGAGGCCAAAAAAATGCTGGATCAGGCCGGTTTTCCTGATGCAGTGATTTCTGCCTCCAATGATCTGGATGAATACTTAATCGACAGCTTAAAGGCCCAGGGCGCCACAATTAATTCCTGGGGAGTAGGCACCAATATGATAACCTCTAAAGACTGCCCCTCCTTTGGCGGCGTTTACAAGCTGGCAGCAGTAAAGGATAAGGCCACCGGAAAATTTGTATCTAAAATTAAGCTGTCTGAAAATGCAGAGAAAATCACAAATCCAGGCAATAAATCTATTCAGAGAATATATCAGAAAAACACGGGAAAAATCATTGCTGATTTAATCTGCCTGACAGATGAAAAGTTTGACAGCCGCAATTCTCTTCTGCTTTTTGACCCTATAGAAACCTGGAAGAAGACCCACCTGGCTCCCGGCAGTTATACTCTCCGCCAGCTGCTTGTGCCTGTATTTAAAGAGGGCGCCTGTGTTTACCACTCTCCAAAGGTTATGGAAATACAGGAATATTGTAAAAAAGAGCTGGATACTCTGTGGGATGAGTCACGGCGTTTAATTAATCCCCATGAGGTACATGTAGATCTTTCCAACGAATTGTGGCATTTAAAGAATCAGCTGTTAGATTCCTATCACTTCAAAGAATAG
- a CDS encoding TMEM164 family acyltransferase, giving the protein MESFFNIFAWTMATPVPYSAFHIFISITGLFLAAAGAFLVSSRLPCSWVLFFAGVFLAVTEVLKQGFLYYIQGQRHFDWWYFPFQLCSIPMYLCLLYPFVSSRLQNVFRTFMEDFGLLGGIMALAEPTGFLTSYWFLTLHGFIWHFILVFLGLFSFFDRKKHGHNKSAAAFHQLMPLFLFCCIIATGINIWAGPEGNADMFYISPYYPSLQPVFHQAALIIGIIPGNLLYLAAACLGAYIIHRFLIFVSSS; this is encoded by the coding sequence ATGGAATCATTTTTTAACATATTTGCATGGACAATGGCAACACCTGTTCCATACTCTGCATTTCATATTTTCATTAGTATTACAGGACTTTTTCTTGCTGCTGCAGGAGCCTTTCTGGTATCATCCAGGCTCCCCTGCAGCTGGGTCCTGTTTTTCGCAGGCGTATTTTTAGCTGTAACAGAGGTTTTAAAACAGGGATTTCTCTACTATATTCAGGGACAGCGCCACTTTGACTGGTGGTACTTTCCATTTCAGCTGTGCAGTATTCCTATGTATTTATGCCTTTTGTACCCCTTTGTCTCCTCCCGGCTCCAAAATGTTTTCAGAACCTTTATGGAGGACTTTGGACTATTAGGAGGCATCATGGCCTTAGCAGAGCCTACAGGATTTTTAACTTCATACTGGTTTCTCACCCTCCACGGTTTTATCTGGCATTTTATACTTGTTTTTCTGGGGCTTTTTTCATTTTTTGACCGAAAAAAACATGGACATAATAAATCCGCCGCTGCTTTTCATCAGCTGATGCCTTTATTTTTATTTTGCTGTATCATTGCCACCGGCATAAATATATGGGCGGGCCCTGAGGGAAACGCAGATATGTTTTATATATCCCCATATTATCCCTCCCTGCAGCCTGTTTTCCACCAGGCGGCCCTGATCATAGGAATAATCCCGGGAAATCTGCTGTATTTGGCCGCCGCCTGCCTGGGCGCTTACATTATTCACCGTTTTCTAATTTTCGTCAGTTCCAGTTGA
- a CDS encoding Cof-type HAD-IIB family hydrolase — MIKLIALDMDGTALDNEKKLSGSVREAIEKALAAGIHVVPTTGRAKWTIPQSVLDIQGMRYAITSNGATIWDLPERDILAQKMISSDDAWEIVSFARRFQCYIELLWFGKVYTEEKMIQNPERYTDDSGFKEYVSHHHNGVEHLGNFLTKVLGVEKMNIYYLPKEIREKVESRLRAQKKMEISHSLGGGLELTAAGVNKGMALETICSILKISPEETAAIGDSDNDISMMKYAGHKIAMGNANDRVKEITDWTAPGNGEDGAAAAILHCIEGTI; from the coding sequence ATGATTAAATTAATAGCGCTGGATATGGATGGAACTGCGTTGGATAATGAAAAGAAGCTGTCTGGCAGCGTAAGGGAAGCTATAGAAAAGGCCTTGGCAGCAGGGATTCATGTGGTGCCTACAACAGGAAGAGCAAAATGGACGATTCCCCAGTCTGTGCTGGATATACAGGGAATGAGATACGCGATTACCTCTAATGGGGCTACCATCTGGGACCTGCCTGAGAGAGATATTCTGGCTCAGAAAATGATTTCCTCTGACGACGCCTGGGAGATTGTCAGCTTTGCCAGAAGATTTCAATGTTATATAGAACTTTTGTGGTTTGGAAAAGTATATACTGAGGAAAAGATGATTCAGAATCCAGAGCGTTATACAGATGACAGCGGGTTTAAAGAATACGTGTCCCATCATCACAATGGAGTAGAACACCTGGGGAATTTTCTTACTAAGGTGCTGGGCGTGGAAAAAATGAATATTTATTATCTGCCAAAAGAGATTCGGGAAAAAGTAGAGTCCAGATTAAGGGCTCAGAAAAAAATGGAGATTTCTCATTCTCTGGGAGGCGGTTTGGAGCTTACTGCTGCAGGGGTAAATAAAGGCATGGCGTTAGAAACCATATGCAGTATACTTAAAATCAGTCCTGAAGAAACTGCTGCCATTGGGGACAGCGACAATGATATTTCTATGATGAAATACGCAGGACATAAAATAGCCATGGGAAACGCCAACGACAGGGTGAAGGAGATTACGGACTGGACTGCTCCCGGTAATGGGGAAGACGGGGCGGCAGCGGCAATCCTCCACTGCATTGAGGGAACTATATAA
- a CDS encoding aminopeptidase translates to MEDPRIRKFAYFLINRAVGLKKNEKILIELHGHEQALAKALIEEAYKAGGQPFFHEFDYVLEGAMISGASEQHMKDVTSYEMARMKDMDAYIDIRATENVSIWNHIPDDKMGIYRKYYWGPLHLSQRCNHTRWTVLRYPNHAMAQLAGMGTEEYEDFYFSACLLDYEKMARAMEPLAELMNQTDQVRITGPGTDLSFSIQGIGSSPMSGNRNIPDGEVYTAPVKDSVNGEIYYNVPSPYDGLVYQDVRLTFKNGKIVKASSNHTERMNQILDLDEGARYIGEFAIGVNPVITKPILDILFDEKMAGSFHLTPGNAYDNTDNGNHSSVHWDLICQQTPEFGGGEIYFDNVLIRKDGRFVLDSLLPLNPENLL, encoded by the coding sequence ATGGAAGATCCGAGAATCCGTAAATTTGCTTATTTCCTTATTAACAGGGCGGTAGGGCTGAAAAAAAATGAGAAGATTCTTATTGAACTTCACGGCCATGAGCAAGCTTTGGCAAAGGCCTTAATTGAGGAGGCGTACAAGGCAGGCGGGCAGCCCTTTTTCCATGAATTTGACTATGTTCTGGAGGGGGCCATGATTTCCGGGGCCTCAGAGCAGCATATGAAGGATGTTACATCATATGAAATGGCCAGAATGAAAGATATGGACGCTTATATTGATATTCGGGCCACGGAAAATGTAAGTATATGGAATCATATTCCAGATGATAAAATGGGAATTTACAGAAAATATTACTGGGGCCCTCTCCATTTAAGCCAGCGGTGCAATCACACCAGGTGGACAGTGCTCCGCTACCCAAATCATGCTATGGCTCAGCTGGCAGGCATGGGTACAGAGGAATATGAGGACTTTTATTTTTCAGCATGTCTTTTAGATTATGAAAAAATGGCCAGGGCCATGGAGCCATTGGCAGAGTTAATGAATCAGACGGATCAGGTAAGGATCACTGGTCCGGGAACAGATTTGTCCTTTTCTATTCAGGGAATCGGCAGCAGCCCTATGAGCGGAAACAGAAACATACCTGACGGAGAGGTTTATACAGCTCCTGTAAAAGACTCTGTAAATGGGGAAATATACTATAATGTTCCCTCTCCCTACGACGGACTTGTATATCAGGATGTGCGCCTTACATTTAAAAACGGAAAGATTGTAAAGGCTTCATCTAATCACACAGAAAGAATGAACCAGATTTTAGATCTGGATGAAGGGGCAAGGTACATAGGAGAGTTTGCCATTGGAGTAAATCCTGTAATTACCAAGCCAATTTTAGATATTCTGTTTGATGAAAAAATGGCTGGAAGCTTCCACTTAACGCCGGGCAATGCCTACGATAACACAGACAATGGAAATCATTCCTCTGTTCACTGGGATTTGATTTGTCAGCAGACTCCGGAATTTGGAGGAGGAGAAATTTATTTTGACAATGTGTTAATCAGAAAAGATGGAAGATTTGTTTTAGACAGCCTTTTGCCTTTAAACCCTGAAAACTTGCTGTAG